Proteins encoded together in one Saccharomyces kudriavzevii IFO 1802 strain IFO1802 genome assembly, chromosome: 1 window:
- the VPS8 gene encoding CORVET complex membrane-binding subunit VPS8 (similar to Saccharomyces cerevisiae VPS8 (YAL002W); ancestral locus Anc_4.129), with protein MEHNGPDHDSRSSIDTTINDTQKSFLEFRSYTQLSEKLASDPSYATPQPDDEGPKGIAAAVMQGSESVVSWTTLTHVYSILGAYGGPTCLYPTTTYFLMGTSKGCILIFNFNEYLQSVLVPTLSEDPSAHSIRSPVKSIVVCSDGTHVAASYETGSICIWNLNVGQRVKTASEQTSGIISTPALPAILHIDEHLNQEITGLDFFGARHTALIVSDRTGRVSLYNGYRRGFWQLVYNSKKILDVKSFNERLIRSKLSPVITQEKFSTNLLSVLTTTHFALISLSPHVSLIFQETIEPSIQNSLVVNSSISWTQNCSRVAYSVNNRISVISVSLSDLNIQSTKHSSEFAESILSIQWIDQFLLGVLTISHQFLVLDPQRDFKVLLRLDFLIHDLMIPPNKCFIISRRTFYLLTNYSFKIGKFVSWSDITLRHILKGDYLGSLEFIEYLLQPYCPMAHLLKLNNDTEERVKQLMEPFYNLSLAALRFLIKKDDADYDKVYQLLMVVVRVFQRFSKRLDSIPSLDVFLEQGLEFFESKDDAVYFEVVANIVAQGSVTAISPALFKSIIDYYAKEENLKVIEDLIIMLDPATLDVDLAVKLCQNYNLFDLLIYIWNKIFDDYQTPLVDLIYRISNQSEKCVIFKGPQAPPATTIFDYLTYILTGRQYPQNLGISPSIKCAEIQGKLTTFIFSGYSIKWPLDSKQKLYICKNPKEEPAFPYFNLLLKSDPNRFLAMLNEVFEASLFNDDNDMITLIGESESVSRQYVIDLLLDVMKTTEHCDEVRALVAIFIATSISKYPQFIKVSNQALDGVVNTICSSKVGGIFEISQIALESLLPFYHSKTTENFILELREKKFNKVLFNLYKSENKYSNALSLLLQTEDVEKEYNTDIVSITEYIFKKCPPGSLEYGKVEGVIKNNFELLLSRIGIEKCVTIFSSFDYSLHREILKVNTEETQQIYLDKLFSMSTFGSKVDKRLRNLYIELNSKYKSEKEMILWLNGVDLSNAESLHILDLINQNSNFEAAAVIHERLQNFNLAVKDLLSSIERCLNEGETNINILSDCLKRAIDDCNSAGVEKKSCWIFFITFLITLYGNYSTHNEKKDLCNNLLQEAFLGLVRSKSSTQKDAGGEFWEIMSSVLEHQDVILMKVQDLKQLLLNVFTTYELERSLSGLIQKIIEDSSQDLVQLYRKFLNEGWAIHTDDCEVCGKKIWGAGLDPLLFLVWENVQRQQDTISMDLEMPLVIFKCHHGFHQTCLENLAQKPNEYSCLICPAKSDQSKHI; from the coding sequence atgGAACATAATGGCCCAGATCACGATAGCAGATCCAGCATCGATACGACCATCAATGACACTCAAAAGAGTTTTTTAGAATTCAGGTCCTACACTCAATTAAGTGAAAAACTGGCATCCGACCCTTCATACGCAACGCCACAACCAGACGATGAGGGTCCTAAAGGGATAGCTGCTGCGGTAATGCAAGGCTCCGAATCTGTAGTTTCATGGACAACGTTAACTCACGTGTATTCCATCTTAGGTGCCTATGGAGGGCCTACATGTTTGTATCCAACAACCACGTATTTTTTAATGGGCACCTCCAAAGGATGCATActcattttcaactttaacGAGTATTTGCAATCGGTTCTAGTGCCGACATTGTCCGAGGACCCTTCTGCCCACTCAATAAGAAGCCCAGTGAAATCGATTGTCGTGTGTTCTGATGGCACCCATGTAGCCGCCTCGTATGAGACTGGCAGCATATGCATCTGGAATTTGAACGTGGGGCAGAGAGTAAAAACCGCTTCCGAACAAACAAGCGGTATAATCTCAACGCCTGCCTTACCAGCAATCCTACATATCGACGAACACCTAAACCAGGAAATCACAGGGTTGGACTTTTTCGGAGCTCGTCATACTGCCCTGATAGTTAGTGATAGAACAGGCAGAGTATCGCTCTACAACGGTTATAGAAGAGGATTTTGGCAGTTAGTCTACaattccaagaaaattttagacgtcaaatctttcaatgaaagACTAATAAGGTCGAAACTGTCTCCCGTAATAACGCAGGAGAAATTTTCCACGAACTTGTTGAGTGTACTCACAACCACTCATTTTGCCCTTATTTCATTGTCTCCGCATGTTTCTTTGATATTTCAGGAAACTATCGAACCTTCCATACAAAATTCTCTAGTGGTCAACAGTTCGATTTCGTGGACTCAAAACTGTTCCAGGGTTGCATATTCCGTTAATAATAGAATTTCTGTTATTTCGGTGTCCTTATCTGACCTCAATATTCAATCTACGAAGCATTCCTCTGAGTTTGCAGAATCTATATTATCCATTCAATGGATTGATCAGTTTCTACTAGGTGTTTTGACCATATCTCATCAGTTTTTAGTATTAGATCCACAACGAGATTTTAAAGTTTTGCTAAGGCtcgattttttgattcaCGATCTAATGATTCCACCTAATAAATGTTTTATAATAAGCAGGAGAACGTTCTACTTGTTAACAAACTACTCATTTAAAATAGGCAAATTTGTGTCCTGGTCGGATATCACCCTGAGACATATTTTAAAAGGGGATTATTTGGGGTCATTAGAATTTATAGAATATCTTTTACAGCCTTATTGTCCAATGGCCCATCTCCTGAAATTAAACAATGACACGGAAGAAAGAGTTAAACAGCTTATGGAACCATTTTATAACTTGTCTTTGGCCGCCTTAAGATTCCttataaaaaaagacgACGCAGACTACGATAAAGTATATCAACTTCTAATGGTTGTTGTCCGCGTATTTCAGCGATTTTCCAAGAGATTGGATTCAATTCCTTCTTTGGATGTCTTCTTGGAGCAAGGCCTGGAATTTTTCGAATCCAAGGACGATGCGGTATATTTTGAGGTCGTGGCAAACATTGTTGCACAGGGGTCTGTTACGGCAATTTCCCCGGCTCTCTTTAAGTCCATCATTGATTACTATGCAAAGGAGGAAAATCTAAAAGTTATTGAAGACTTGATTATTATGCTAGATCCCGCTACACTGGATGTTGATCTTGCTGTCAAATTGTGCCAAAATTATAATTTGTTTGATTTATTAATATACATTTGGAATaagatttttgatgattATCAAACCCCACTGGTGGACCTGATATACAGAATTTCCAACCAAAGTGAAAAATGTGTCATCTTCAAGGGCCCCCAAGCACCTCCTGCAACGACTATATTCGATTACCTAACGTATATTCTCACCGGTAGGCAATATCCACAGAACCTTGGTATATCTCCCAGTATTAAGTGCGCCGAAATACAAGGAAAACTAACCacctttatttttagcGGCTACTCAATAAAGTGGCCATTGGACAGCAAACAGAAACTTTACATATGTAAAAATCCGAAGGAAGAACCTGCATTCCCCTACTTTAATCTTTTATTGAAATCTGACCCCAACAGGTTTTTAGCAATGCTTAATGAAGTGTTTGAAGCGTCCTTGTTCAacgatgataatgatatgATAACATTAATTGGAGAATCCGAGTCTGTCAGTCGGCAGTATGTCATCGACTTGCTGTTGGACGTTATGAAAACCACGGAACATTGTGATGAAGTTAGAGCTCTTGTTGCGATTTTTATCGCAACCAGTATATCAAAATATCCTCAGTTCATTAAGGTATCCAATCAAGCATTAGATGGTGTCGTAAACACTATATGTTCCTCCAAGGTTGGCGGtatatttgaaatatctCAAATAGCTCTAGAGTCACTTCTGCCTTTTTACCATTCAAAAACtactgaaaattttatacTAGAattgagagaaaaaaagttcaataAAGTCCTTTTTAATCTTTATAAAAGTGAGAATAAATATTCCAATGCGCTTTCGCTCCTTTTACAAACTGAAGATGTCGAGAAAGAATATAATACCGATATTGTATCCATTACCGAATacattttcaagaaatgtCCGCCTGGAAGTTTAGAATATGGCAAAGTTGAGGGAGTCATCAAAAACAACTTCGAACTTCTGCTCTCAAGGATTGGTATTGAGAAATGTGTGACAATATTCTCTAGTTTTGACTATAGTCTTCATCgagaaattttgaaagtaaaTACTGAAGAGACTCAGCAAATATACTTAGATAAGCTGTTTTCAATGTCAACTTTCGGTAGTAAAGTAGATAAACGTTTGAGGAACTTATACATCGAGTTGAATAGTAAATACAAGagtgaaaaggaaatgattTTGTGGCTAAACGGCGTAGATCTCAGTAATGCTGAAAGCTTACATATTCTGGACCTGATAAATCAAAATTCTAATTTTGAAGCTGCGGCCGTAATTCACGAACGTTTACAAAACTTTAACTTAGCAGTGAAGGATCTATTAAGCTCCATTGAACGATGTTTAAATGAAGGTGAAACAAACATAAATATCCTATCGGATTGTTTGAAGAGGGCTATTGATGACTGTAATTCTGCTGGTGTTGAGAAGAAATCGTGttggatattttttattacttttCTAATTACATTATATGGGAACTATTCCACACACAACGAGAAGAAAGATCTGTGTAATAATTTGCTGCAAGAGGCATTTCTAGGCTTAGTTAGGTCCAAAAGTTCTACTCAGAAGGATGCAGGTGGGGAATTCTGGGAGATAATGTCCTCCGTTCTTGAACACCAAGACGTCATTCTGATGAAAGTTCAAGATCTAAAGCAACTATTGTTGAATGTCTTTACTACTTATGAACTGGAGAGATCCCTTTCTGGACTGATTCAGAAGATAATAGAGGATTCCTCGCAAGATCTTGTTCAACTGTATAGGAAATTTCTGAATGAAGGATGGGCCATACATACGGACGACTGCGAAGTCTgcgggaaaaaaatatgggGCGCCGGCTTGGACcctttactttttttggtttgggAAAATGTTCAGCGTCAGCAGGATACGATTAGCATGGATCTTGAAATGCCCCTAGTCATATTTAAGTGTCATCATGGTTTCCACCAAACTTGTCTCGAAAACCTAGCCCAAAAGCCCAATGAATATTCTTGTTTAATTTGTCCAGCCAAATCAGACCAAAGTAAGCATATTtaa
- the TFC3 gene encoding transcription factor TFIIIC subunit TFC3 (similar to Saccharomyces cerevisiae TFC3 (YAL001C); ancestral locus Anc_4.128) has translation MRIIFFQLPPLGKHTACQRSFTNYLSKEITLNQLWDVSRKYFDLSDEKVKHFILSCMMLKKDIEVYCDDVILTKDVKDIISDTGHLYSVGITEDSLWTLLTGYTRKESTIGNSAFELLLEIAKAGEKGINTMDLAQMTGQDPRSVTGRIKKINHLLASSQLIYKGHVVKLLKLKKFSHDAGDTNPYINIRDHLATIVDVVKRSKNGIRQIIDLKRELKFDREKRLSKAFIAAIAWLDEKGYLQKVLVVSPKNPAIKIRCVKYVKDIPDSKGSPTFEYDSNSADEDSIIDNKGSLEDEDSVEGLDNFNATDLLQDQGLVMEDKENVRKNKVLLNRFYPLQNQAYDIADKSGIKGISTMDVVNRITGKEFQRAFTKSSEYYLESLDKQKGNTGDHRLFRIYDFEGKKKFFRLFTAQNFQKLTNAEDEISVAKGFDEPGKSHSDLKTLNEDNFVALNNTIRFTRDSDGRDIFFWHGDLKIPPDSKKTPNNKRKRQAKTTTGASVARNNVLTPKRIKVEQRVDTTQELKGIGESPGPNKGGVAKGRVVNFGGFSAGSLRSLQRQRAILKVMDAVGGVAYLREQFYESVSKYMSSATTLDKKTVRGDVDLMVENKKLGARTEPVSGRKIIFLPSIGEDAIQSYILREKDSKKATFTDVIHDTDIYFFDQTEKNRFHRGKKSVERIRKFQNRQKNAKSKALEGPDSKKGMLVSVSDGKPKNKDKKSSAKKTQLVIEADKGTKTIYHAGTKEGVHALVRAVVITKSIRNEIMWNEITKLFPNNSLDNLKKKWTARRVRMGYSGWRAYVDKWKKMLVLAIKGESISLKDVEELDLPKLLEIWTSFDEKEVKRSLYLYKSHKENKKRFTLIRDDTLVHCNNDLAMSSMIQREISSLKKTYSIRVAEFAKDLSNTQSNDYIRTVIRSILIDNSSTARNEIEALKNVGKESIDNVIMDMAKEKQIYLHGSRLECTNTLPEILESKGNCKDFEIASEYRNKVNELLEAGNGIVINQEPSDISSWILIDLISNELLNVDIIPMMRNVRPLTYTSRRFEVRTLTPPLILYAKSRAKLSRSKKATVKIPLGKPFSRLWVDGSGAIRPKIWKQVITMVVNEVKFHPGITLSMLQLRCREVLSLHEISEICTWLLERQVLMNMDFGGFSVDHSWYSIFESR, from the coding sequence ATGCGTATCATCTTTTTCCAGCTCCCTCCACTAGGGAAGCATACTGCTTGTCAGAGATCTTTTACTAACtatttatcaaaagaaattacaTTAAACCAGTTATGGGATGTTTCTCGTAAATATTTTGACTTATCTGATGAGAAGGTTAAACATTTCATCCTTTCATGCATGATGCTGAAAAAGGACATAGAAGTGTATTGTGATGACGTTATACTAACGAAAGATGTGAAAGATATCATAAGCGACACTGGTCATCTGTACTCAGTCGGCATTACTGAAGATAGCTTATGGACATTATTAACGGGATATACAAGAAAGGAATCAACCATTGGGAATTCTGCATTTGAACTACTTCTTGAAATTGCGAAAGCaggagaaaaaggaatcaACACGATGGATCTGGCACAAATGACCGGCCAAGATCCCAGAAGTGTGACTGGGCGTATTAAGAAGATAAACCACTTGCTAGCGAGCTCTCAGTTGATTTACAAGGGACATGTAGTGAAGCTATTAaagctgaagaaatttAGTCACGATGCGGGCGATACTAATCCCTACATTAATATTAGGGACCATTTGGCGACAATCGTTGATGTAGTAAAGCGATCAAAAAACGGTATTCGCCAAATTATTGATTTGAAGCGTGAACTAAAATTtgatagagaaaaaaggcTTTCTAAAGCCTTTATTGCAGCGATTGCATGGTTGGATGAAAAGGGGTACTTGCAGAAAGTACTTGTGGTATCACCAAAAAACCCAGCCATTAAAATTAGATGTGTGAAATACGTGAAAGACATTCCAGATTCTAAAGGCTCACCAACATTCGAGTATGATAGTAATAGCGCGGATGAGGATTCCATAATAGACAATAAGGGAAGCttagaagatgaagacTCAGTCGAAGGTTTGGATAACTTTAATGCAACTGACTTATTGCAGGATCAGGGCCTAGTTATGGAAGACAAGGAAAATgtaaggaaaaataaagttcTTCTGAACAGATTCTATCCATTACAAAATCAGGCATATGACATTGCAGACAAGTCTGGTATTAAAGGAATATCAACCATGGACGTTGTTAATCGCATTACAGGAAAAGAATTCCAGCGAGCTTTTACAAAGTCGAGTGAGTATTACTTAGAAAGCTTAGATaagcaaaaaggaaatacaGGGGATCATAGGCTTTTCCGCATATATGATTTTGagggaaagaagaaattttttagaTTATTCACAGCTCAgaactttcaaaagttGACGAATGCGGAGGACGAAATATCAGTCGCAAAAGGGTTTGATGAACCAGGGAAGTCTCATTCAGATTTGAAGACCCTGAACGAGGATAACTTTGTCGCCCTCAATAACACGATTAGATTCACAAGGGATAGCGATGGGCGAGATATATTCTTCTGGCACGGAGACTTGAAAATTCCTCCAGACTCGAAAAAAACTCCGAATAATAAGCGGAAAAGACAGGCTAAAACCACTACCGGTGCTTCCGTTGCAAGAAACAACGTTTTAACTCCAAAAAGAATCAAGGTCGAGCAGCGTGTTGATACCACGCAAGAATTGAAAGGGATTGGAGAGAGTCCAGGCCCGAACAAAGGTGGTGTTGCCAAAGGTAGGGTTGTTAACTTTGGCGGCTTTTCTGCCGGTTCTTTGCGTTCCTTACAGAGACAGAGAGCCATTCTGAAAGTCATGGATGCAGTTGGTGGGGTTGCATACTTAAGGGAACAGTTTTATGAAAGCGTCTCCAAATACATGAGTTCTGCAACCACCTTGGATAAAAAGACTGTCCGCGGAGACGTTGACCTGATGGTGGAAAATAAGAAGCTAGGAGCAAGAACGGAGCCAGTATCAGGGCGAAAAATCATATTCTTGCCCAGTATTGGGGAGGACGCTATTCAAAGTTATATTTTAAGGGAAAAAGATAGTAAAAAAGCAACGTTTACCGATGTTATACATGATACGGATATATACTTTTTCGAtcaaacagaaaaaaacagaTTTCATAGGGGTAAGAAGTCAGTTGAAAGAATTCGTAAGTTTCAAAACCGCCAAAAGAATGCCAAATCCAAAGCTTTAGAAGGGCCTGATTCTAAGAAGGGTATGTTAGTCAGCGTATCAGATGGAAAGCCCAAGAACAAggacaaaaaatcatcagcGAAGAAAACACAGTTGGTTATTGAAGCTGATAAGGGAACCAAGACCATCTATCATGCTGGTACCAAAGAAGGTGTTCACGCTTTGGTCAGAGCTGTTGTCATTACTAAAAGTATCAGAAACGAAATAATGTGGAATGAAATAACAAAATTATTTCCCAATAATTCCTTAGATAACTTAAAAAAGAAGTGGACAGCCCGCAGAGTGAGAATGGGCTATAGTGGTTGGAGGGCTTATGTGGataaatggaaaaaaatgctagTTCTAGCAATCAAAGGTGAAAGTATTTCGTTGAAGGATGTTGAAGAACTAGATCTTCCTAAATTGCTCGAAATTTGGACCtcatttgatgaaaaagaagtaaaGAGATCGCTTTACCTTTACAAGAGCCATAAGGAGAATAAGAAGAGATTTACTTTAATTCGCGATGATACATTGGTACATTGCAACAATGATCTGGCTATGTCTTCGATGATTCAAAGAGagatttcctctttgaagaaaacctACTCCATAAGAGTTGCTGAATTTGCAAAAGACTTATCAAATACTCAAAGCAATGATTATATTCGTACGGTAATTCGGTCGATTTTGATTGATAATTCCTCGACTGCCAGGAACGAAATAGAGGcattgaagaatgttgGAAAGGAATCAATAGATAATGTCATTATGGATATGGCTAAGGAAAAGCAAATTTACCTTCACGGATCTCGACTTGAATGTACGAATACACTGCCAGAAATTCTGGAAAGTAAAGGAAACTGCAAAGACTTCGAAATTGCCTCAGAGTATAGAAATAAGGTCAATGAATTATTGGAAGCGGGAAACGGTATTGTCATTAACCAAGAACCTTCTGACATATCGTCCTGGATATTGAttgatttgatttcaaaCGAGCTATTAAATGTAGATATAATACCAATGATGAGGAATGTCCGACCATTAACTTATACATCGAGAAGATTTGAAGTAAGAACTCTCACTCCACCTCTGATTTTATATGCTAAATCTCGCGCAAAATTGAGCAGATCGAAGAAGGCCACTGTCAAAATTCCACTCGGTAAGCCATTTTCGCGTCTATGGGTTGACGGATCTGGTGCCATTAGGCCAAAAATATGGAAGCAGGTGATTACGATGGTCGTGAATGAGGTGAAGTTTCATCCAGGAATTACGTTGAGCATGTTGCAACTTAGATGCCGTGAAGTGCTTTCGCTTCATGAAATTTCAGAAATATGTACATGGCTTTTAGAAAGACAAGTACTAATGAATATGGATTTTGGTGGGTTCTCAGTCGACCATAGTTGGTATTCTATATTTGAGTCTAGGTAA